GTTCGAAGAACCAACGGGTCAGCATTTCTCTGATGCTATCCAACAAAGGAATCACTGGATACTCTCTTGGTGTGCGCAAAGCAGAGTTTATTGATTCAGCTGGATTTGTCGTCCTCATGTCGTACCTGTATCCTGGAAACTGACAGCGAGCCCACTTTCCAACTTCTGCATCtgttaaatattttccaatagcTGGACTTATATTGCACACGGCATGGAATAGCTTCTCGTAATCAACGACTCTATAAGCTTTGGAAGCTTTTGCAATCAATCCGACCAGTCCCTTGCCTCTGTAATGTGTGACCACATTATTCAACAAATGGTGAATGCAAATTCCATGTTGAGAAAGAGGATACACATTCTGAATTGCTTTGCAAAGTGAGCCATTTCTGTCTGACACAAAAGCTAGAGAACGCTCGTCCGCAACAACAAGCTTTAGATGTCTCAGAAACCAATCCCATGATCGATCATTTTCTGAGTCAACAACCGCAAATGCAATAGGATACAAGTTAGAGTTTCCATCTAAAGCTGTAGCAACAAGTAATACTCCTTTGTACTTGCTCTTCAAAAATGTCCCATCAACAACAAGAACTTTCCGCATGGATGTGTGAAAACCTCGTATTGATTGCCCAAACGAAAGGAATAGAAATCGGAATTTACCATCAACATCAGTTTCATAAAACGTCTGTGTTCCTGGATTAGCTTCCCTCAGCATGTACAAATATTTCGGAATTTTTCCAAAACTCTGCTCCGGAATACCTCGAACCACATGAATTGCAAATTCACGAGCATCCCATGCTAACGACTTAGATATCTCGCATCCATGATCCATTCTCATAATCTGTATGATATCATTAGTCTTCGGACCTTCTTTCACACCATCATATCTATGCATTATTATACTGCCAATAGTTTTTGCAGAAGGTATCCGACCACCATTATTCATACTCGACGCAGCACATGTATGATCCGCCACATATTTTTTGATGATGAAATATGTGGAGCCTGATAACCCTTCAGCACGAACACTCCAGTTGCAATGGTTGTCAATGCATCGAATGTACCAAAGTTTTCTGTCCGATTTAACAACTTTGTAATCGAAGTTATGCTTCGTAGCTGACATTTCCAACGCTGCTTTCAACATCGACTTGTTTTGAAACGTTTCACCCTTCTTCACAACATCGATCAAAGAAAATCGAACACTTTTCCCCCTATCATCTTCTTTTCCACGTATGGCGAGatgatcatcttcttctgagCCGTTCGCGTTACAATCAGATGAACTACCACTCTCATCTCTAGCTGAAACCGAGGAAGCTTCACCGACCTCTCTGAATGGCGAGTTAGATTCCTCCTTATCAACGCCAATGCTGTCGTTGTTCCCATGCATAAGCGAAGTAGACACACACAACCTTGTCGAAGGTTTTCCACGTACATATGTAAGAAAATTTTTGACTTGGCTATCATTCTCAATGATAACTGGGGGACAGTCGATGGTGCCGATTAACTCCATAGGTAGGTAGCTTAACTCAAGCTCGACATCGTTTTCGTCAATTCCAAAATCCTTGAAAACCATAACCCTTAGATCTTCAAAGGAACTTGTCAATTCCAAAACTAGTACTCTGCCTCGTTTTTTCATATCAACATCAAATCCCCACCCTTTTTGGGGATCAAACTTCCACATCCCACAAGAACCATAAATATGCATCTTCTTCACcaagaaattcaaaaaaatttgatggtttccaaagaaaaaaagagatcgatgaggatgaagaagagaacacgtttttttaaaaaaaaccaaCTTAGGAAACACGAAAAATAaggcaaatatttatttaaaatatattctcaacagattttagagatattttaggaaaatataCATTTCGCACTTGGTAGAATATACCTTCTACGGCCGTAGACAGTAGATAAAACAGTAGGCTGCATAACCCGCCCACGGTAGAATATAGTACTTTGGTAGAAAATGCCAATCAAACATTAGTAGATATATCAGAAAACATAGTTAATGAAATCAACCGAAATCCAGAAATAAGGGAAATGGAAGCTGAACAAATCTACCGTGGTAGAAATGTATTTACTGGCAGCCGATTGTTTCTACGATGGTAGAGAAGTGTACATTGGTAGATATAATTGTTCTACCAGATGTAGATAACAAAGTTATTTAATGAATATACTATCTACGGCCCGTAGTTGGTAGATTAAGTTTTCTTCTGTCCGTAGATCAAAGtatgatattttgatataataatatttagtctataaaattatttttcatatgataGTTACTTGTTTATATACAGTTTGAttatttttccatatttttctgactgttaaaataattgatatgattTTCTAAAGTTATTCAGGGGTATCTACGTCCAAAACAGACCAAAAAGTGATTTATGGCAAAGGGACAATGTAGTTGTTTTTATGttctcttttggcaattttttctttttttttttgggatcaaAAAACCTATAGTTcataacagaaaataaaacaaggAGATGGTAAAAAGCTAGATGCCTAGTCGACAGGGCCGTTTACTGGAGAACATGgtctaaatttgaaaataaaaatattaaaaaacattttcaaaaataaacacATGAAATTGGTTTAAAATGTCAAAAGTTTAGATATATTCTTAAACTTATATTTATAATCTGAAGAGAAACCTCAAATATACATAgataaaactattaatttttaaaattattttattatatcattaaatagatagttaatattttttttgaacactgcTAGTCGAGATATCCAATTGTCCCTCCGGACCATGAACCTTGTGGTCTCCTTAATATCAACAACTTCAAATCTGTAAAAGAGGATTCACATATAATCTTCTCACGGCCTCGATTCACATTTTGGCACCGTATATTTAAGTGTCCAGCTTCATCACAACCCATATAAGGCTTATGCTTCGCCATGAGTTTGATGTCCAGATCTCCTGAAACGACGTCGCTTCGATTCCCCTCCTCAGCAACGAAAAACAACGAGAAAGCAGTGTGATCCCTAGAGACACGTTGGCTAGTGATGTTTAAAACGGCTGCCTTTTCAGAACCGAGCCTCACGGCAGCGCTATCGCCGTCGTAGTAGATAGGATACCTCGAGCTCGGTTTTTTTCACGAGAAAATCGCCTTGCCACGTGGCGGAGGAGACTGCGAGGGACTGGAGGGAGATTTTGGCGTGGAGGTGAGCTTTGTCGATGAAGGATAATATCAAGATAATGAGGACAAAGGTGAATATGCCGCCGCAGAAGGGTGCACACATAGCCGCCATTTCTTTGCAATTGGAGTCACGTTCAGTAGATGGCGGGATAGTCATCATGGGACGTGACCACCACTGACGAGGAGCAATGG
This genomic stretch from Raphanus sativus cultivar WK10039 chromosome 3, ASM80110v3, whole genome shotgun sequence harbors:
- the LOC108825022 gene encoding uncharacterized protein LOC108825022; translation: MHIYGSCGMWKFDPQKGWGFDVDMKKRGRVLVLELTSSFEDLRVMVFKDFGIDENDVELELSYLPMELIGTIDCPPVIIENDSQVKNFLTYVRGKPSTRLCVSTSLMHGNNDSIGVDKEESNSPFREVGEASSVSARDESGSSSDCNANGSEEDDHLAIRGKEDDRGKSVRFSLIDVVKKGETFQNKSMLKAALEMSATKHNFDYKVVKSDRKLWYIRCIDNHCNWSVRAEGLSGSTYFIIKKYVADHTCAASSMNNGGRIPSAKTIGSIIMHRYDGVKEGPKTNDIIQIMRMDHGCEISKSLAWDAREFAIHVVRGIPEQSFGKIPKYLYMLREANPGTQTFYETDVDGKFRFLFLSFGQSIRGFHTSMRKVLVVDGTFLKSKYKGVLLVATALDGNSNLYPIAFAVVDSENDRSWDWFLRHLKLVVADERSLAFVSDRNGSLCKAIQNVYPLSQHGICIHHLLNNVVTHYRGKGLVGLIAKASKAYRVVDYEKLFHAVCNISPAIGKYLTDAEVGKWARCQFPGYRYDMRTTNPAESINSALRTPREYPVIPLLDSIREMLTRWFFERRTLSRKHTKPLTIAIEKKIDRRIRKGRTFLVQPVNEHRFLVLGDTIDCLVDLDRRTCSCGKYDLIKLPCRHAIKAGLTVGRTPSSLTDDMYTTSTWRTAYQETINPIGVPEDSWVVPDDVQNAAVLPPESRRGAGRRRKRRYETVEDKLRSSQATQGKKKRKCSRCGEENHNRATCDRAI
- the LOC108845561 gene encoding uncharacterized protein LOC108845561, coding for MAYRTNFDQTPPFSIAPRQWWSRPMMTIPPSTERDSNCKEMAAMCAPFCGGIFTFVLIILILSFIDKAHLHAKISLQSLAVSSATWQGDFLVKKTELEGNRSDVVSGDLDIKLMAKHKPYMGCDEAGHLNIRCQNVNRGREKIICESSFTDLKLLILRRPQGSWSGGTIGYLD